The sequence below is a genomic window from Macrotis lagotis isolate mMagLag1 chromosome 7, bilby.v1.9.chrom.fasta, whole genome shotgun sequence.
TCATTTCTATCTCCTAATATTAGCATCATGATGGGATCATTCTAACCAATCTATTTTGACTGTCCAGAAATTTCCATAAAAGTCCAGTTTATTCATCTACATTTTAGCTGATGCCAACATTCTCAAAGCAGAAAGTGGTCATCTTAGCACACCTCATTTGTTCTGATCAATTCTACCTTCATGGGGCAAGTGGGAATGAGTTAATGCTAAGCTGGACCAATAAGAGGAAGTTGTAAAGTTCAACTGTGATAAGACAACATTGGTATTTAAAATTCCTTGTGCCTGCAGAGGTTGGCTTCATGTGTCTTAAAAGCAGCTGCATCTTACTCTtgattttaagtaatttttcagtTTCCTAAAAGACTGAAAACAATATTCTGTAATTTGTGTCAGAGAGGAGATCCAAGACAGTCACAGACAGGACCCAGGATGGGCCTTCCACGATGCCTTCTGACGTTACCCCTTCTCTTCTTGCTCTACCAGGCAAGATGCATTTGCTACCTAGGTATGGAACATCTGTTGACTTTCAGAATCATTTTTGGAATGCAAAATGTCTCTCAGTTTATAGCTTTTCTGGAAAGAATAGACTTCTCATGGTAGTAGCTAAAGTAAGACATACTTTTCTGGTGTGTCAGGAAATCATGGGTTCCTTGTTTTGAAATTTCTCCCTGTCCCTGTTGACCTGGTTAGTCCCAAGGGTGGGGAGGAAATTAAGCAATGAATGCCCTTCAGTGTGCACAGGTTTTCCATCTTCAGCTAAGAGGACAGTGAAGGAGGTCCTTAAAACCCATACCCAATATTAACACATCCACACAGTGCATTATGTGGATCCAGGCAGAAGATCCAGGAGAGGGAGGGAGTGAGTCAGTCAGTATTTATTGAGCATCCCCTGGGTGTCCAGAACACCggggagaatggaaaaaaaatgttctttctagCTTCAGACTTCGTGTGAGAGCCACTTAGTCTCTACAGTTTGTCCTTGGTTAAAGATAGCCttaatttctcaaattatttcaaTGAGATTCAAGGACCCCTTCTCCTTAAACCATACAGCATTCGGTCAGCCCCTACAAGTCCTCATTCATCTATCCAACAGAACCAGGGCTGGAGAACTTGCCTTAGATGGTCAGAAAGGCTCAGGAGTTTCATTGACCTTGCTGAGTAGATGAACTGGGAGAGGTCAGAATGTTCCACATTTTCAAACAGTAGGGACAGAGACAAATAGGAACAAATGGTCTccagattaaaaacaaaagcacaCAAAACAAAGTCTATGTTACTGTTTAGATCATATCACAAGAGATTCTTTACGTCATctctcttacctagccttaatcactgggCATTGCCTCAGACTGGTTAAAGATTTAGTTAACACAATCAAGGTCTCCCAGGGCCTTTTCCAattgtcttgatccatatctggctactgatggctccagaagagaaaatgagccTGGTGAATTTGCCCAGcctttcctcacttaaatcctattcacttgcatgtcattgcatgacctccctgatgtcatagtcatCTTCTAGaacaaatgataaatattatagCAACTAGAATCTTCTGGAAGTTGTGTTATAGCTTGCCTATTATCAAGTCATTTTCCCTTGAAGAGTGTCTGTTTCTAAACCAGAAAATGATTATGAATCTACTAAAAAGGTTAGAGTTCTCCCCTTGTTATCTTTTTTGTCTCATACAGGGGAGGCAACCTTTGCTTCTTGTGGATTACAATATCTATCAGATTTCTCTAAACTGCAAAGTCTTCCAAGTTCTGCTCTGTTGATGGATTGTGTATCTGATATGAGGATCAGTCTAGCTTAGTTTGGAGAGGCTCAGCACAATGTATTTTTCAGCCCCCCCACTCCCAACACTTACATAGTCACACAACTCAACAAGcaagggcagctaagtagtacagtAAATCGTGTCaggcctagagacaggaagactcaccttcctgggttcaaatctggtccatggaaactcacttaaccctgtttgtctcagttcctcatctgtaaaatgagctagaaaaggaaatggcaaaccactccagtatctttgccaaaacaattcaaaatgagagtcacaaagaactggacatgactaaacaacatgaTATATGGCTATTTGTGATTTTCCTGGGAGGAATCTCTACCACAAAAACTGAAGGACCTATTGCCAGTCAAATGGTGTTTCCGtcctaatttcagaaaaaaaaggatttggtGTGGCAGAACTGGGAGAAGTTGGTTTGCAGCCTATTACACTCCAAGCCCAGGATTGAAGTGGATGTTAATGTGGAACATAGAAGTTGGAAATAGGGCAAAAATAAGTGAATGGTGGAAGACTCTGTTGacataaaatatttctatcaCCCTGGGGTACTTTTATTTCCATTCCAAGATCCCCCTCTTTGAAGTTGGGATGAAGAGGCATTCCCCCCTAGATAAGGAAGGAGCAATGAAATGGCAAGGATCAGGACTGGAATTCAGGGCCAGAGAACTCTTTTCAGTTCCTTGATTAGGTTTGCTCTGGATTAGAAGGGCCAGTGAGTCCCCCCCCCAAGCCAACAGTAAGGTAGACATATGCTCTTATTCCCAAATGGCTCCAGCATGAGTTTGCTAATGTGGGAAGCAGCAAAAGCATAAAATTCATGCTCCAAAGAGCTTTACCCAGTGAAATATTTTTCCACTCCCACTTCCTAGAATGAAAGGCCCCTATTTACtggtttttgtgtttctttcttctttctcagcaGAGACTAAACTATAGGCCAGGTTTCCCCAATGGGCCTAGGTAGGATATGATCCCCTTCCAGAATCAGAGGGGATTTGGGAAGTTAGGGAGAGTAGGTATAGGAGGAAAGGATTCAAAAAGAATTATCTTCAGTCCCATTGGATGTTTATTGTATGAGCTCCCTTCTCAGCCTGGTGTTacacaaggaaaaaaaacccttccctAGTCCTCACCATGCTTATTTTTGCCTCAGAGATACAGTTAAAGTGATTGAATCATCCTGTACAAGGTCTGAAGAGGCCTAAAACCATGGAGGGTTTGAGCACCAGaacttttggggggtgggggctgTGGCTGAATCTTATAGGTGGGGGACAGGGACAGCATGCCTCCCCTCTACTTTCTACACCCCACTTTCCCCCAGATTGGAGGCCGGGTCAGAACACCCTACTCAGAGCCTGGGGGAGGGGCGAGAAGATGGGCCGGGTGGGACCACCCACTAAGCCCCAGCTGCGCTTTGCCCAGCTCAGTATCTGCCAGCAGAGGCCCCGCCCCTGCAGGCTCCCCGCCCACGCAGAGCCAGAGGCCCTAGGACCTGGGAGCAGTCTGCATTCAGTCGGAGGCCatggcaacccccccccccccaaggcccGCAGAGGCGGCTGCCCTCTCTCCATCTTGGGCCTGAGCCAGGTGGGCTGCGGGCCTGCGAGAGTCCCGGCTCGCAATGCTTTCCGAGAAAGGTAGGGCGGAGAGCGCCCTGGCCCGCCGGCCGGGAGCCCGGGCTGCAAGCACAGGCGCTGGACCCAGGAGCCCGGTGGCCGGACTTCCCCACACCtgccccgcccgccccgccccacCCAACTATGGAGTGACATGTTTTCCCAATTAAAGTGATTTGAAATTAGTTTTTGTTTGGAAACATTTATGACACCctttgagaaaattggaaaccCCAGGGCATCTCAATCACTGAATTGGGAATCACAGAATTGGGGTACCATTGGAGAGGTGGGGGATGGGAAATGGGGAGTACTGGGGCCAATAGAGAGTTTGTTTGCTCCTTGCCCTTCCTCAAAACAGAGCACAAGAGAAGGGTTGCCTCCCCGCAGGCTGGTAGCCATCTCCAGGCTCCTCTAGCTTCCAGGATTGCATGGACATGGAGCCCATCTCAGATGAATACTTTTACTGCATCTCCTTTTCTAGTGCTGCAAGATTCCTGTTTCTTGCGGACAGAATTCTGGGAGACACACAGAGCCAGGCTTAGGGCTGGGAGATGGGGAAGGCTACCAGATTACCATTTTTAATATCCCCTTGTCTCTCTGTTCATGGGGAAAAGTACCAGGTGAGAGGAGGAGGGTTAAAAGGGTATGTTTGGCTCTGTCACCTCCTCCTTGGCTGCAGCTGGGAAGGTCCCCAAGCATAGCCAAAGAAGATATCAtaattccaagtctttttttttttaagatgaatttgGCTGTGACAGCTTTCCCTGCCCCCTTGTTACCATATTTCCATGGAAATGAAGGAGGGGTCAGGATGAAGTTGGCTTTGATTTTCTAAGGGGGAACACAAAATAAGAAGTTGGCAGATGTATCCCTTTCCACAGTCCTACCCAACATATACATAACTGTCCCCATTTGACTCCTGTGATCACTACCCTCCCCCTACCTTGGAGTCAAGCTTCAGGAGCTGGTACTATGCCATCTGGACCCAGAGCAGGGGCTACTGGTTTCCCTCCAGTACCCAAATCTGGTTGGCACTAATTTGTGACCAGGGACAGAAAAGGCTGAGCTGGTTACTGTGATGCCTGCAATGAGGAAGAAGCTGGTCCCGTTGCAACATGGTACAACTGGCATTCTCCTAAAATGTTTTTGCTtaaatgcaacttaaaaaaatccCAGACAGACccaacaaataaaaacaaaactaaaccaaaaaactTCTCTCAATTAGAAAATTGGCACAGCCCAGGGGGAGGGAGAACCATCGTTCTATGATGAAGGCCATCTGCATGTCTTGCCTTTGCTGCCTGTTTGGAGCTTGCTGCTCTTTGTCACTGGGTGAGGGCAATCCAAATCTTTGTTCATTGCCCAGGGTGGTGCCCAGTGCTGTCAGGAGATGATGCCCACCTTTCTTCCTGGTGGGGGAATGGATGGGTGTTCAGTACCATGGATCAGCCCGGTGCTGCCGATTGTAGAGTTGTAATTTGACCTGATCTTTGATTTGATTGATAAGGATCTGAGACAGCAGGATTCCCACAAGCTGAGAGAGGCAAAGGAACTTGGTCTTTAATAATACTCCTTGCCTGTCCCTTGCTCCCCATTTCTACCACTGAGTTTCAGGCTACCTGTCCGGCCAGGCACAGCTGGCAACTGGGAtagtggacttggaatcaggacaacCTGAGCTCAAACGtgccctcagaaacttactaggtgtgtgaccctgggtaagtaatttaatttcagtttcctcaaaagtaaaatggcaacaataatagcatctacctgcCAGgataaggatcaagtgagataaaatTTGCAAAAAGAGCATAAAACTTGCCTGGCAcataggcactaaataaatgcttaatccCTTTGTGCCACCACCATTCCTTCACTTAATGTTACCCCCCACCCCAGTCGCTTATAAAGTTTACCTAGTTCCTTAATACCCAGGCTCTAGTGCTGGTTCCCTGTGGTACACTAACCCTGATATAACCTTCCAGCCTCTGTGGTCAAGAAATTGGGGCTTCTTTTATCTTAATCCAATCCATAAACTCTACTGGATGGGTTACCTGAGGAATGGCAAGACCCAGCGCCACACCTCCAATGAGGAAGAGGTTGCTATGGATCCAGTTGACTAACTTGTCAATGCAGCCATTAGTGTAGATGACTTTACCAGCCTTCAGATAGTCAAGAGCTTGCATACCTCGGCCACACATGGTGTTGATCACTGTCTGGAGGTAcaaggagataaagaagagaagagaagaaggggccggaaagagaaaggaggaagaaaaaaaggaagaaaggagaaatgagaggaagggaaaagggaagaaaggaggagagttGGAAGGTGAGGAAAGAATGGGAGGGAGTTGAAAAACCAAATGGAATTTCCATTAATTTCCCAATTCAGATTCTAGTCAATTAACTACTCATTTCTTATATACCCCACAATGGTTTGGGAATACATTTGGAAAGTGCTCGATAGGAAGTCTCAATCTAAATCTAACTCCTTTTGTTCTGTGCTCTAGGTCCTTTCTCTCTTGGGCTCTTcctcattctctcccttctcctccccctccctataCTTCAGATGAGATTCATAGCCTACAGAAAAGAATGGGTCAAGAGAAATCATACTTGATAGCTTCACTTAGGGACTGTCCagggtggggaggggtggggatcTGACCACCCTTAAACCACTTCCCATGGATCCTCTAGGATTTCCAACTAACAGTGGCTAAGAGAAGACAGTAGAGAACGCAGGTCACCTGTTTGGATTTGTGCAAGCAGCAGGAGAAAGGTACAGAACATCGTTCCCAGCTGGGATTGTCTTCTGTGCAGTTGAAGTACATGTTCTGGGACCAGTCCTTGTAAGAGATACCACCACAGCAGTGGAACTGCAAAGAAGCCCATCTTATTCAGGTTAAGAATTACACACTTTGAACACAGAGGAGAGCCATGGTAAGAACTCACAACCCTTAGGTCCATATTATATTTTTACTaatttcaagaaatctttctgattcctgtGAATTAAAGCATTTTCTGGTCAATCCAACTGAAAATGATCTCTCTAATTCCTTAATTCCTATGATACTTTATGCTTCACCTATAGTATTATTCACATTCTATCTTGCATGAGTTATTTGCACACCTTCCTCTATTCAATTCTAGGCTCTTTGAGGGTAGAAGCTACAGTAATTAGCATAGCTTTGTATATAGTAGGCATTCAAAAAAgtgttatttcttatttctttttggcgaggtaatggggttaagtggcttgcccaaggccacacagccaggtaattattaagtgtctgaggccggatttgaacccaggtactcctgactccagggctggtactctatccactgtgccacctagccaacccccaaAAGTGCtatttctaaagaaataaaatctggGGGTAGCTAAGTGtcttagtggataaagccctagccctggagtcaggagtacctgggttaaaatctggcctcagacacttaataattacctggctgcgtggccttgggcaagccactttaaccccattgccttgaaaaacattaaaaaaaagaattaaaatctgaTGCTGCAAAGTCTTCCTTGGGATCTAAAAAATGAGAGAGGGGACAGCTCTATcaatatgggaaaagaaagagaagattcatTCAAGAAAACCTCATATATTAGATTACTCTTTATCTAGgagaagggtaagggaagggaaaatggaagaaaaatgtggaactcaaaaccctaaaagaaatgattgttgaaaactatcttggggcggctaggtggtgtagtggataaaaaagcaccggctttggagtcaggagtacctgggttcaaatccgttctcagacacttaataattacctagctgtgtggacttgggcaagccacttaaccccatttgccttgcaaaaaaaaaaaaagaaagaaaaagaaaactatctttacatgtagttggagaAAAGAATTTAAACTTCAGAAAATTGTTTGTGGAAGCCAAGAATAAGGAACAGAAGCAAATAAAATCCCCTAATGTCAAATGTTAGGTTTGGGGTAGGATTTAGCATCACTCTTTCACCCAAGAGCACCTATGCTTGCATGGCACTCGATTGATACTGTGCAGAGAAAGTGAGGAGCAAAAAGAATTGATGGGACCAGAAAACTGAGTCTTTCTTGGAATCAACTGACCTGAAGCCATGGACCCATGGCTTCCCAGATGACTAAACCCACCATCTAGTCCATACCTCCTCCTGGCCAAAATCAATGAGGTTCTGTAGGTCCAGGTCATCTCGGTAGTGTACAATGGCATTGTTGATGATTTCACTCACTTTTCCACGTGTCTGCAAGATACATGGGGAAAGAGTAGTATAGTAGGACACACCCCTCTTACTTTTGCCATTCCAGAGGGGAAGGTATACTCagaaatctcagagttgttttgttttttaacttttgtcctggactttttgtatttctatattaataCAAGAAGTGGTAAAGTGTAGCAACCAGAACGCTGAACTTAAAAGcagtaagacctgggttcacatttcactgatattagctgtgtgattgtaAGTCACAAATTTTCTGAGTTTGGTTTCTTACCAGTATAATGGAGTTAATACCATTTGTAGTAGTACCTGTCTATTACAGTGCTTATTAGCACCTGGTACACTATAGGTGCTGAATAAACACATGTAAtatgctttgtaaaacttaaaatgctatgtgaatatttattattatatctcaAAGAAATGTGAGTCCACCTATGCAGATCATAGATTCTCTATGGTCTTTTAGTCTAGTTGTGGCTGAAAAATTCATTATCCTACAACCAAGTTGGTAATAACTAACCAAATTTAAATAGGCTGGATCTCAGATGTCAGACATATAGTCCATCCCTGGGCAAGCACTTGGGACTTCCCCTCTTTCCTCCACTAGTATTGTATTATCTCCTTTAGTACCAAGTAGATTGGTAGATTCATAGATTTTAGAGCAGTAATTGAATTGACTCTGAGCACCTTATTTAAGAGAGCATCAAAAATAGATACCAGTTCGAACATCAAGAGCCAATTTCCAACTCCTACCCTAGAGCTCTCCAGATTCCACAAATAGAGGAAGATGTTAGGACTGGCTTTAGGCAGCTCCTTTTTGAAATGACAAGGAAAGAATGGCATTTGAAACTGTAAGGAGAATAATGCTGATTGTTTCTACAGTAAGCTGAGTCCACCTTTAAGATGCTCTTGTATGTAGACACAAAAAAATTCTCGTTGACTCTCACAGTCAAGCTAAGTAACAAGATTTTTCAGGAGACCTTGAACAGAAACACTGACCTCTGAAGGGAATAAAGGAAATGGCAGCTCTTCCAGTCACAGTGTAGGCTGATCtgctgtttcattttttcccatttttatgaacAAAGATgtagaaaattatgaataattcAATTGCTAACAACTTAATGTCTGCATTGTGTTCTGCTACTGGCATGAAAATTTGCTGACTAGTTTTATTCTGGATGCATTCCCTTAAATTCTGGGATCACAATACTAGAATCTAGATTCCCAAATTgggaaattaaaggaaattaaacTTATTCCAAGAAGAAGCAATCTTCTTCCAACCATTTTTAAATATGGTACTTCTGGTGATTGATCACTTGGCctaaattagaatttctaaaagctaattttTCTTAGGCAATGGAGTACTGAGGCTAAGAAAGCTTAAACCGGGAAGGATCACTGtcttcttgtctctttttctctaatAAAACCTTGCCTGAAAAAACACCACATTACCTTGTCAGAAAAAACAAAGCCCAGGACTCCGGCAACCAGCTGGAACAGGAACACGAtgatgaggcagagagagaacTGTAGGAAaacagggatgggagaaaggagctTGTCACTGAGTTTGGGTGCCACTCTCTTGTAGACTGCTGTTATTGTTCAAGCTCTCTTCTTGAAGGGGATGAATGTCATCACAAGGGTGTTATCTTGACTTTTGAGGAGTGATGGGACCACAATGcatcatttttctaaaatcattatgTCTACCACTGAGTCATCCCTTTCTAAATGTGGATATAATAATGTCTACTGCACTTAAaattaatgggggggggcagctaggtggagcagtgtacagagcaccagccctggagtcaggaggacctgagttcaaatccagcctcagacacttaataattgcctagctgtgtgaccttgggcaagacacttaaaccccattgccttaaataaataaaattttaaaaaaattaaattaatgggACATATATATGATTACTGTAAGctctggggaagggggggggggtctccaTCTATGTTTAAAACTGGACCCAAGAAGAGATCACAGGATGGAATCTAGAAGTCCTAGTCCTTAATAGTAGGTGGGAGGAGAACCATAAGAGAAGAGAGATGTGCTCTTCCTAAGGGGTACTTACTGTTTGCAGGAGGCAGATGTTTTCACGAAGAGAACCAGTGCAACCACAGAAGGTGAGTAGAAACATGAGGATGCCCACTACAATTAACAGGATGGCTGGGTCCACTGCCAGGATGGCTATCGCTGCCTCTAAGGGACACATAGTATAACCTACCTCACATTTCCTGTTTGCTCAGATTTACCACCCTTTTGGTACTTGCTTATCACAGTCAAGTGCCAATTTTGCCACAAGAGGGTGGCAGAGAGCCACTTTCTGAGCCCTGATCTGGAAGTAGAGGTTGGTAAATTAATAGGGAATGGTTTCTCAGCTGAAAAGTAGAATGACAGCTGAAGATGAGCTctccatttcatttctctctcagGATGAGGAAGTCTTGTTACCTCATCATGAGGGTGGTAGAATTACTTTGCTCCCTAACCCCTGACCACCTTAGTCCTCCTATACCTATACTTTGGAGTTGGGAGCATCTTGAAAGATTCCAGGAGAGTGGGCAAGCCAAGATGAAACTTTACCCAGAGCAGCCCCTTTTAACTCTTGGCCAGACAGATGACTCCTATAAGTCCTTTTCCTGCTGATGGAAAAGGTAAAGAATTAAGAGTAGGAAATGAGATAAGGGGACCAACTGGAGACAAGGTCAGACTCCTGCCTAGGAAGGGAACAGTCTTTGAACTCACCTGCATGCTTTATTAGCCATGCATAGACTCCTACAGCAACCAGGACCATGGAGATAacctagagagagaaaaaaggggcaGCTGACCTTTAGATTGGGTGTACTGGGAACAGAACAATGAGATCCTTGAGACTAAAAGCCTCAGTATGATATACTGGAATTAGTGACAGtcgagacctgaattcaaatgctattCTAAATATTACCTctttgggcaaagtcacttaactgctctgactttagtttcatcttttttttttttttttttttggtttttgcaaggcaaatggagttaagtggcttgcccaaggccacaaagctaggtaattattaagtgtctgagataggatttgaactcaggtactcctgactccagggccgatgctttatccactgcgccacctagccaccccatagttTCTCTTCAAAACAGGGCTAATATCCTCTCCTAATACCTATTTCACAGAGTTGCCATGAGAATCAGAATGAGATAacatgcaaaatgctttataaagctGAACTCAATGCTGTGTTTGAAAGGAGAGGTAGAGAGTTTGGGGTAAGGGTATCCCTTAGCTTTGAATCAGTTCTGTGGTCTCAGAAGGTCAGGGGGACTGGAGATCCCCCAGGGCGGGGGAGTGGAAGGTTGGTTAGTTGAACTAGAGAATGTGTTTATATGTAAAATCTTGGGTTGCAGACTTTGCCCAATTTCAATTCCTGCCTGCCCCCAGTGGGAATTAGCTCAGAGGAGCTCTAGTAAGAGCCTTTCCTATCCTCTCCTAATTAAAGTGAGAAGGAGGGCCCTATTGAACACCTCCCTTCtgttacccccacccccaccccttccagTCTCCCCGGTCCCTAGGCTGGTACTAAGCAGTAACATGCTGTCGCCATGGTGATGGCTGGGGCACCA
It includes:
- the TSPAN33 gene encoding tetraspanin-33 isoform X1 yields the protein MARRSGRAPAEPWEEFSFVSPVVKYLLFFFNMLFWVISMVLVAVGVYAWLIKHAEAAIAILAVDPAILLIVVGILMFLLTFCGCTGSLRENICLLQTFSLCLIIVFLFQLVAGVLGFVFSDKTRGKVSEIINNAIVHYRDDLDLQNLIDFGQEEFHCCGGISYKDWSQNMYFNCTEDNPSWERCSVPFSCCLHKSKQTVINTMCGRGMQALDYLKAGKVIYTNGCIDKLVNWIHSNLFLIGGVALGLAIPQLVGILLSQILINQIKDQVKLQLYNRQHRADPWY
- the TSPAN33 gene encoding tetraspanin-33 isoform X3, with translation MCPLEAAIAILAVDPAILLIVVGILMFLLTFCGCTGSLRENICLLQTFSLCLIIVFLFQLVAGVLGFVFSDKTRGKVSEIINNAIVHYRDDLDLQNLIDFGQEEFHCCGGISYKDWSQNMYFNCTEDNPSWERCSVPFSCCLHKSKQTVINTMCGRGMQALDYLKAGKVIYTNGCIDKLVNWIHSNLFLIGGVALGLAIPQLVGILLSQILINQIKDQVKLQLYNRQHRADPWY
- the TSPAN33 gene encoding tetraspanin-33 isoform X2; this translates as MDSSAAFWPQLFSSSGHSSVISMVLVAVGVYAWLIKHAEAAIAILAVDPAILLIVVGILMFLLTFCGCTGSLRENICLLQTFSLCLIIVFLFQLVAGVLGFVFSDKTRGKVSEIINNAIVHYRDDLDLQNLIDFGQEEFHCCGGISYKDWSQNMYFNCTEDNPSWERCSVPFSCCLHKSKQTVINTMCGRGMQALDYLKAGKVIYTNGCIDKLVNWIHSNLFLIGGVALGLAIPQLVGILLSQILINQIKDQVKLQLYNRQHRADPWY